From the genome of Pyrobaculum sp. 3827-6, one region includes:
- a CDS encoding DMT family transporter, producing the protein MFGLLSALVATLAFSVNAPLAYAASRRGVSSQALVAVRNAVALLALLPLADFKIGAATAMLVAASALLGPGLGDYAYFKALTHSGVATAVTVSYTYIFTAQLFATALGLEGARLGAAAGALLAFAGIYIALGGRPRGVGVLYGAAASLSWGVASALLGVASREASPYTIAVVRSAVLAPLFSLFTNFNGAQRLGILYAVLSGVVGLALGSAAFIYAMSQIGVAATVIATSLTPILSQILDRVVNKSEISPKHILGAALVGLGIAISVMSN; encoded by the coding sequence ATGTTTGGTCTACTCTCCGCGTTGGTCGCTACTCTCGCTTTTTCTGTCAACGCGCCGCTGGCATACGCCGCGTCTAGGAGGGGGGTGTCTTCACAAGCTCTGGTGGCTGTGCGCAACGCCGTGGCTCTGCTAGCGCTCCTCCCACTGGCTGATTTCAAAATAGGCGCCGCGACGGCGATGTTGGTGGCGGCCTCGGCGCTTCTAGGCCCCGGCCTGGGGGACTACGCCTACTTCAAGGCGTTGACGCACAGCGGCGTGGCCACCGCGGTGACTGTGAGCTACACCTACATATTCACAGCGCAGCTATTCGCAACGGCGCTGGGCCTAGAGGGCGCGAGGCTTGGGGCCGCGGCGGGCGCCTTGCTGGCGTTTGCAGGTATATACATAGCCCTTGGCGGGAGGCCTAGGGGGGTCGGCGTCTTGTACGGGGCCGCGGCCTCCCTGAGCTGGGGAGTTGCCTCCGCGTTGCTCGGCGTCGCGTCTAGGGAGGCAAGTCCCTATACCATCGCCGTAGTTAGGTCGGCCGTGTTGGCCCCCCTCTTCTCGCTATTCACCAATTTCAACGGGGCTCAGAGGCTGGGTATCTTATACGCGGTTTTGTCAGGAGTGGTGGGCCTAGCCCTTGGATCCGCCGCGTTTATATACGCCATGTCGCAGATAGGAGTAGCCGCCACCGTAATAGCAACCTCCCTAACCCCAATACTCTCCCAGATACTCGACAGAGTCGTTAACAAGTCGGAGATCTCTCCGAAACACATATTAGGAGCGGCTCTGGTGGGGCTTGGCATAGCGATTAGTGTGATGAGTAACTAG
- a CDS encoding RAD55 family ATPase, whose translation MELKRLFDERVSFVYGPSGAGKTVLVSRAAFELAKEGLRVVWVSFNEGKESLHNTWTSFGWDPRQISVFDYPYVPQYKETLFNQVIDLAYREKADVFIVDGVEAIVFDRATADAFVKMGIRTIVGIETRYNPMADIADVIIRLTAKYTSHATIRRVEIRKARGVGVTTPVYYMAILPSGPVLLTDEQTPTLEERRIPPPGLLANIIREVPLGTQIALYGPYQRVSATVVDAPNSIAYVHRSYQWTYFKKAKPKLVSIYEHRRLEHYAEKLLSRYVITLDAELVPRAYRRFRSHNAVWVDIYTAPPNPSEYDYVLYVDSRRIKVEHSPEPVETPELPLQ comes from the coding sequence GTGGAGCTGAAGCGGCTTTTTGACGAGCGTGTGTCTTTCGTCTACGGCCCCAGCGGCGCAGGTAAGACGGTGCTGGTCTCCAGAGCCGCCTTTGAGCTGGCGAAGGAGGGGCTGAGGGTGGTCTGGGTCTCCTTTAACGAGGGGAAGGAGTCTCTCCACAACACGTGGACTAGCTTCGGGTGGGACCCCAGACAGATCTCTGTTTTCGACTACCCATACGTCCCCCAGTACAAGGAGACCCTCTTCAACCAGGTAATCGACTTAGCCTATAGAGAAAAAGCCGACGTCTTTATCGTCGACGGGGTAGAGGCCATAGTATTCGACCGGGCGACTGCGGACGCCTTTGTGAAGATGGGCATACGTACAATAGTCGGCATAGAAACTAGGTACAACCCAATGGCGGACATTGCAGACGTCATTATAAGGCTTACTGCAAAATATACAAGCCACGCCACGATTAGAAGAGTTGAGATAAGAAAAGCCCGCGGCGTCGGCGTAACGACGCCGGTTTACTACATGGCCATACTCCCCAGCGGCCCCGTCTTGCTAACAGACGAGCAGACGCCCACCCTGGAGGAGAGGAGGATCCCGCCGCCCGGCTTGCTTGCTAATATAATAAGAGAGGTGCCTCTCGGTACGCAGATAGCCCTCTACGGCCCCTACCAGAGAGTCTCGGCTACGGTGGTAGACGCCCCCAACTCCATCGCCTACGTCCACAGATCATACCAGTGGACCTACTTCAAAAAAGCCAAGCCGAAGCTGGTCTCCATATATGAACACAGGAGGCTGGAGCACTACGCCGAGAAGCTACTGTCGAGATACGTCATCACGCTAGACGCCGAGCTGGTACCCCGCGCCTACAGAAGATTTAGGAGCCACAACGCCGTTTGGGTGGACATATACACAGCGCCGCCGAACCCCTCCGAATACGACTACGTGCTGTATGTAGACAGCAGAAGGATAAAAGTAGAGCACTCCCCAGAGCCTGTGGAGACGCCGGAGCTACCCCTTCAGTAG
- a CDS encoding twin-arginine translocase TatA/TatE family subunit, whose product MYLLLGGQEWIVILIAIVIILLWGPSKLPSLARGMGEAIREFRKAASGIEEEPRRAEKKEEVDQKIIELAKSLGISTEGKTREQILDEVNKKLAELKKTN is encoded by the coding sequence ATGTATCTACTACTCGGAGGACAGGAGTGGATTGTAATTCTCATCGCAATAGTTATTATTTTGCTCTGGGGACCATCAAAACTGCCTTCTCTGGCGCGGGGCATGGGCGAGGCAATAAGGGAGTTTAGGAAGGCGGCGTCCGGGATTGAGGAAGAGCCGAGGAGGGCGGAGAAGAAGGAGGAGGTAGACCAGAAAATAATTGAGTTGGCCAAGTCGCTGGGGATCTCCACCGAGGGGAAGACCAGGGAGCAGATTCTCGACGAGGTGAATAAGAAGCTCGCCGAGTTGAAGAAGACTAATTAG
- the hisS gene encoding histidine--tRNA ligase, with product MSGVPDHLRRPVRGMRDWLPPQFYALRRMEEVLGAVAESFGYRRVETPVVEHFEVLAKKAGEEVVEEIYYFRDKAGRELGLRFDMTVPVARVLSYNLDLPRPVRWYYFTKVFRYDEPQHGRYREFYQFGVELIGSSSPRADAEVVQVLAASLEAAGASNYLVKINDRRAVDKLLESLGAAPYRDVVYKALDKKLKLPREEVVGIMTEGGLSREVAEKIYDAAGELSLEEAVDVLSKLDPKLGAAYGKFVNYLEASVPLEKMRFDMSIVRGLDYYTGIVFEAFVGEYRLAVGGGGRYDDLLGLYSGVPTPALGFAVGVERLMEAVGLQAVEKPLDYYIYIFDDDAYKYAVAVARKLRAGGHSAVVELGEKSLKDAFEYALKTGARHLVIIGRRELEKGVVKIRDLEKREEVERPLSEFIA from the coding sequence ATGAGCGGCGTGCCAGACCACCTGAGGAGGCCCGTCAGGGGGATGCGGGACTGGCTCCCCCCGCAGTTCTACGCGCTAAGGCGCATGGAGGAGGTTCTGGGGGCGGTGGCAGAGTCCTTCGGCTACAGGAGGGTGGAGACGCCGGTGGTGGAGCACTTCGAGGTGTTGGCAAAGAAGGCTGGGGAGGAGGTGGTGGAGGAGATCTACTACTTCAGGGACAAGGCGGGGAGGGAGCTGGGGCTGAGGTTCGACATGACTGTCCCCGTGGCGCGGGTGCTCTCCTACAACCTAGACCTCCCGAGGCCCGTCCGGTGGTACTACTTCACCAAGGTGTTTAGATACGACGAGCCTCAGCACGGGAGGTACCGCGAGTTCTACCAGTTTGGGGTGGAGCTGATAGGCTCCTCCAGCCCCCGGGCCGACGCCGAGGTGGTGCAGGTGCTGGCGGCGTCGCTGGAGGCGGCCGGCGCCTCTAACTACCTCGTGAAGATAAACGACCGCAGAGCTGTGGATAAGCTTCTGGAGAGTCTCGGAGCCGCCCCGTACAGAGACGTGGTGTATAAAGCGTTGGACAAGAAGCTCAAGCTCCCGAGGGAGGAGGTGGTGGGCATAATGACAGAGGGCGGGCTTTCTAGAGAGGTGGCTGAGAAGATATACGACGCCGCGGGGGAGCTCTCTCTAGAGGAGGCGGTGGACGTGCTGTCGAAGCTCGACCCCAAGCTGGGAGCCGCCTACGGCAAGTTTGTAAATTATCTAGAGGCGTCTGTGCCGCTGGAGAAGATGAGGTTTGACATGTCTATAGTGAGGGGGCTCGACTACTACACGGGGATCGTCTTCGAGGCCTTCGTGGGGGAGTACAGACTGGCGGTGGGCGGCGGTGGGCGGTACGACGACCTGCTGGGGCTCTACAGCGGCGTCCCGACGCCCGCCCTGGGCTTCGCCGTCGGCGTGGAGAGGTTAATGGAGGCCGTTGGCCTCCAGGCGGTTGAGAAGCCCCTCGACTATTACATATACATCTTTGACGACGACGCGTATAAATACGCCGTAGCCGTGGCCAGAAAGCTACGGGCCGGAGGCCACAGCGCCGTGGTGGAGCTCGGGGAGAAGAGTCTAAAAGACGCTTTTGAATACGCGCTGAAGACAGGAGCTAGACACCTGGTAATTATAGGCCGCAGGGAGTTGGAAAAAGGCGTGGTGAAGATAAGAGACTTGGAGAAGAGGGAGGAGGTGGAGAGGCCCCTATCCGAGTTCATTGCCTAG
- a CDS encoding 2-oxoacid:acceptor oxidoreductase family protein: MRISGAQGEGVETIGRSLASVFARLGYHVFGYRQYGSIIKGVLPD, from the coding sequence ATGAGAATCAGCGGGGCCCAGGGCGAGGGCGTCGAGACGATCGGCAGATCTCTGGCGTCTGTGTTTGCGCGGCTGGGGTACCACGTCTTTGGATATAGGCAGTACGGCTCGATTATCAAGGGTGTTTTACCAGATTAG
- a CDS encoding carbamate kinase, with product MYLDKGVKAVVALGGNAFNKPGEPISQDTHLKNVDTAARVISRMVDEGYRVVVTHGNGPQVGFLAELQRDKPAFMLDALNAATQGLLGYLLISAIDRYLGTGRSVAVVTRVEVDCGDPAFKNPTKYIGPLYKEREAEELSKRYGWQFRQDPRGGWRRVVPSPTPRRIIELEAVRRLSDAGYVVVASGGGGVPTCNGQGVEGVVDKDLAAALLAVELGADLLLILTDVDGVYINYGKPNQRRLGTVHVDELERYYAEGHFPPGSMGPKVLAAVEFVRRGGGRAAIGALEEGYEVFRGLRGTQVVP from the coding sequence ATGTATTTGGACAAGGGGGTGAAGGCGGTTGTGGCCCTGGGGGGAAACGCCTTTAACAAACCCGGCGAGCCGATTAGCCAAGACACCCATTTAAAAAACGTAGACACGGCGGCCAGGGTCATAAGCAGAATGGTAGACGAGGGGTACAGAGTGGTGGTGACCCACGGCAACGGCCCACAGGTGGGCTTCCTCGCGGAGCTCCAGAGAGACAAGCCGGCTTTTATGCTAGACGCCCTCAACGCCGCGACCCAGGGCCTCCTGGGCTACCTCCTGATCTCGGCCATAGACCGGTACCTAGGCACGGGGCGCTCAGTCGCCGTGGTGACCAGGGTAGAGGTAGACTGCGGCGACCCCGCCTTCAAGAACCCCACGAAGTACATCGGGCCTCTCTACAAGGAGAGGGAGGCGGAGGAGCTGTCTAAGCGGTATGGGTGGCAATTTAGGCAGGACCCCAGAGGCGGCTGGCGCCGGGTCGTGCCGTCCCCCACGCCTAGGAGAATTATAGAGCTAGAGGCGGTGAGGCGGCTCTCCGACGCCGGCTACGTAGTGGTGGCCTCGGGGGGCGGCGGCGTGCCCACATGCAATGGACAGGGCGTAGAGGGCGTGGTGGATAAAGACCTCGCCGCGGCGCTCCTAGCAGTGGAGCTGGGAGCAGATCTCCTCCTCATCCTCACCGACGTAGACGGAGTCTACATAAACTACGGGAAGCCTAACCAGCGAAGGCTGGGGACTGTACACGTCGACGAGCTGGAGAGGTATTATGCGGAAGGGCACTTCCCGCCGGGGTCAATGGGGCCGAAGGTCCTCGCCGCGGTTGAATTCGTTAGGCGAGGCGGCGGTAGGGCGGCCATCGGGGCGCTGGAGGAGGGGTACGAAGTTTTTAGAGGTCTGAGGGGCACACAGGTGGTGCCCTAG
- a CDS encoding MBL fold metallo-hydrolase, translating to MEVVKVVVGPLATNSYVACQDEECVVVDPGDEGERLLRALSGRSLVAVVATHLHFDHVGAVAHLVEAAGAPFYAHPADWRIYKALNEVAPHWGFKVPELPTPRDPGERLWLFDVLHTPGHTPGSISLVASDAVFTGDTLFRGSVGRTDLPYGDWEALTRSVCRLYQLPSHLVVYPGHGPPTTIGAEAAGNPFINADVCDGVRQSNVY from the coding sequence GTGGAGGTGGTCAAAGTCGTCGTGGGTCCGCTGGCCACGAATTCGTACGTAGCGTGCCAGGACGAGGAGTGTGTGGTGGTGGACCCCGGCGACGAGGGCGAGAGATTGCTTAGGGCTCTGAGCGGGAGGTCTCTGGTGGCCGTCGTGGCGACGCACCTCCACTTCGACCACGTGGGAGCTGTGGCGCATCTCGTAGAGGCCGCCGGGGCGCCTTTCTACGCCCACCCAGCCGACTGGCGTATCTACAAGGCGCTTAACGAGGTGGCGCCTCACTGGGGCTTTAAGGTGCCCGAGCTACCTACCCCTAGAGATCCCGGCGAGAGGCTGTGGCTCTTCGACGTGCTACACACCCCGGGGCACACCCCAGGCTCCATATCCCTCGTCGCCAGCGACGCGGTCTTCACGGGGGACACGCTGTTCCGCGGATCGGTGGGGAGAACGGACTTGCCCTACGGCGACTGGGAGGCGTTGACGCGCTCAGTCTGCCGCCTATACCAGCTCCCCAGCCACCTGGTTGTGTACCCCGGCCACGGGCCCCCAACTACGATCGGCGCCGAGGCCGCCGGTAACCCCTTTATCAACGCCGATGTTTGTGACGGCGTGCGGCAAAGCAACGTATATTAA
- a CDS encoding FAD-binding oxidoreductase, translated as MKVVVLGGGIAGVFTAYFLRERGFDVVGVGGELTYPLTSLVLTTSMPHVEDVELARESLEIYRRFTYLREVTSVDILPRWVDLSPLSRVPHDVVDRVEGLRLDPDEIAVITTDYLVPVRRVVRTLRKMLGFSEDYGLLKVEGERAYVVANGRKIEGDVVVLAAGYRNSLIARDAGLEVPLAPYECYAVLSLVSWKARRYSIGDYVLGWYGRPAAPPFYIAGDGCGRYGEGPPPNYADRMRNLMSKRLGVAVPLYVKTGYCEVGPHGGPLYGKYPGLENLYVIGGFNGYGSMVGPALARRLADLLAGGGADDVFRLEKMPLQRRFNPCEVAERHDWGGVLLRNS; from the coding sequence GTGAAGGTGGTGGTGCTCGGGGGAGGCATAGCGGGGGTCTTCACAGCCTACTTCCTGAGAGAGCGCGGTTTCGACGTAGTTGGGGTCGGCGGCGAGTTGACCTACCCCCTGACCTCGCTAGTCCTCACAACTTCCATGCCGCATGTAGAAGATGTGGAGCTCGCCCGGGAAAGCTTGGAGATTTACAGGCGATTTACATATCTCAGGGAGGTGACGTCTGTCGACATACTCCCCAGGTGGGTCGACCTGTCGCCGCTCAGCCGCGTGCCGCACGACGTGGTGGATAGAGTGGAGGGACTGCGGCTTGACCCCGACGAAATTGCCGTCATCACCACCGACTACCTAGTGCCGGTGAGGCGCGTGGTCCGCACGTTGCGGAAGATGTTGGGCTTCTCGGAGGACTACGGACTACTTAAAGTGGAGGGGGAGAGGGCATACGTGGTGGCGAACGGCAGAAAGATTGAGGGGGATGTGGTGGTGCTCGCCGCCGGGTATAGAAACAGCCTAATAGCAAGGGACGCCGGCTTGGAGGTCCCCCTGGCGCCCTACGAGTGCTACGCCGTGCTTTCCCTCGTCAGCTGGAAGGCGAGGCGCTACAGCATCGGCGACTACGTGCTCGGCTGGTACGGGAGGCCCGCCGCGCCGCCGTTCTACATTGCGGGGGACGGTTGCGGGAGGTACGGCGAGGGGCCGCCCCCCAACTACGCCGACAGGATGAGAAACTTAATGTCGAAGAGGCTCGGCGTGGCTGTGCCTCTCTACGTGAAGACGGGGTACTGCGAGGTGGGGCCCCACGGCGGGCCGCTGTACGGCAAGTACCCGGGCCTGGAGAATCTATACGTTATAGGGGGGTTCAACGGCTACGGGAGCATGGTCGGCCCCGCCCTCGCGCGGCGTCTGGCGGATCTCTTGGCGGGGGGCGGCGCAGACGACGTTTTTAGACTTGAAAAAATGCCCCTCCAGAGGCGGTTCAACCCATGTGAGGTGGCCGAGAGGCACGACTGGGGCGGCGTGCTACTACGCAACAGTTAA
- a CDS encoding glycosyltransferase — translation MSSVSVILPTYNEAENLPELVERLDRALGGGYEVVVVDDNSPDGTAEVARRLAERFPVRVVVREGRRGLSSAVVEGARAASGEVVVVMDADLQHPPELVPRLVEAAKRGCLAVASRYVQGGRVAGWPLARRVTSRGAVLLARLLLREARGVRDPVSGFFAYRRDCVAGVKPTGLYKILLDVLVQCKPGCVEEIPFVFGQRTRGRSKLGRRHIVDFVRQVLVLSRWRPLKFAAVGATGVGVAWAVLYLLGWLPTVFSTAAAIEVSLTTNYLLNRMWTFADRGTPLLGGWIRYHAATAVGNLTNYLVTNVLSLLGVLVYLAYLAGVVSGYAANYIFSELEVFK, via the coding sequence GTGTCTAGCGTGTCGGTGATCTTGCCTACCTACAACGAGGCGGAGAACCTCCCGGAGCTTGTGGAGAGGCTGGACAGGGCGCTTGGCGGCGGCTACGAGGTGGTGGTGGTGGACGACAACAGCCCCGACGGCACGGCGGAGGTGGCAAGGCGGCTGGCGGAGCGCTTCCCGGTCCGCGTAGTTGTGAGGGAGGGGCGGAGGGGGCTGTCCAGCGCGGTTGTCGAGGGGGCCCGGGCCGCCTCCGGCGAGGTGGTTGTCGTCATGGACGCAGATCTCCAGCACCCCCCGGAGCTAGTCCCCAGGCTCGTGGAGGCGGCTAAGCGGGGCTGTCTGGCGGTGGCTTCTAGATACGTCCAGGGGGGCCGGGTGGCCGGCTGGCCTCTCGCGAGGAGGGTGACGTCGAGGGGGGCCGTCCTCTTGGCGAGGCTTCTGCTCCGCGAGGCGAGGGGGGTCAGAGACCCCGTCTCGGGCTTCTTCGCCTATAGGAGGGACTGCGTGGCCGGGGTCAAGCCCACGGGCCTCTACAAAATTCTGCTAGACGTCTTGGTGCAGTGCAAGCCGGGTTGCGTCGAGGAGATCCCCTTCGTCTTCGGCCAGAGGACGCGGGGCCGTTCTAAGCTGGGGAGGCGGCACATAGTAGACTTCGTGAGGCAGGTCCTTGTGCTGTCGAGGTGGAGGCCTTTGAAATTCGCCGCAGTGGGGGCCACAGGCGTGGGAGTCGCCTGGGCTGTCTTGTATCTATTAGGCTGGCTGCCCACCGTGTTCTCCACAGCCGCGGCAATTGAGGTCAGCTTGACTACCAACTACCTACTAAACCGCATGTGGACCTTTGCCGATCGCGGCACCCCCCTTTTAGGCGGATGGATTAGGTACCACGCCGCCACGGCGGTCGGCAACTTGACAAACTACCTAGTGACAAACGTCTTAAGCCTTCTGGGCGTGTTGGTGTACTTGGCGTATTTGGCAGGTGTGGTGAGTGGATACGCTGCTAATTACATATTTTCCGAGCTTGAGGTGTTCAAATAA
- a CDS encoding MFS transporter — protein sequence MNLFALVLLSRAVYSLMWFFTAPVLPAVLRDFEVDPAQAGLLPAVFIIGAAVTQIPASYLGALYGHDKVAGLGMVIFGASSILLSLSPGWIWLLLFRALGGVGAGLFFSTAGAVLVALRPNAVGSALGWYNASFNIGAFAGYYWGFVAAVLGWRAALAAPGALSIALGTLLLRGRGLRSPASISHGAVAYGLASFPFWGAVYAANNLTATWLHLFRNLSEGVAGAISSAAMVSGFFGGLLGRLYDRLRRKHVLLLGAPLVSTLVYLAIPGAPLWATPLLVFLYGMSFNAYITSVYAAASRRAENPASALAIINIVNMALGLHFSYAFSWLMTQSPEYPWHMLSLLTFISALSTYIVANRLKIY from the coding sequence ATGAACCTCTTCGCATTGGTCCTCTTGTCGAGGGCCGTGTATTCACTTATGTGGTTCTTCACAGCCCCTGTCCTGCCGGCGGTTCTGCGGGATTTCGAGGTGGACCCGGCCCAGGCCGGCCTGCTTCCTGCCGTCTTTATAATTGGGGCGGCGGTTACGCAGATTCCGGCCAGCTACCTAGGTGCCTTATATGGCCACGACAAGGTGGCGGGGCTAGGCATGGTTATCTTCGGCGCGTCGTCTATACTGCTGAGCCTCTCCCCGGGGTGGATCTGGCTCCTGCTGTTCAGAGCCCTGGGGGGCGTAGGCGCTGGGCTTTTCTTCTCCACCGCGGGGGCCGTCCTCGTGGCTCTCAGACCCAACGCCGTGGGGTCCGCCCTTGGTTGGTACAACGCCTCTTTCAACATAGGGGCCTTTGCGGGGTACTACTGGGGCTTCGTGGCGGCTGTGCTGGGCTGGAGGGCGGCGCTCGCCGCGCCGGGGGCGCTCTCCATCGCGCTTGGCACCCTGTTGCTAAGGGGCAGGGGTTTGAGAAGCCCTGCCTCCATCAGCCACGGCGCCGTCGCCTACGGACTGGCCTCCTTCCCCTTCTGGGGCGCCGTCTACGCGGCTAACAACCTAACGGCCACGTGGCTCCACCTGTTTAGAAACTTGAGTGAGGGCGTCGCCGGGGCAATATCCTCCGCCGCCATGGTGTCCGGCTTCTTCGGCGGCCTTTTGGGAAGGCTGTACGACAGGTTGAGGAGGAAGCACGTGCTACTCCTAGGAGCCCCTCTTGTCTCTACGCTGGTGTACCTAGCCATTCCCGGCGCGCCGCTGTGGGCAACGCCGTTGCTCGTCTTCCTATACGGCATGTCTTTCAACGCCTACATCACCTCCGTCTACGCCGCGGCGTCTAGGAGGGCGGAGAACCCAGCCTCAGCCCTCGCCATAATCAACATAGTCAATATGGCGCTTGGCCTCCACTTCAGCTACGCCTTCTCGTGGCTCATGACGCAGTCGCCAGAGTACCCGTGGCACATGCTGTCACTCCTCACGTTTATATCAGCCCTCTCCACATATATAGTGGCAAATAGACTAAAGATTTATTAA
- a CDS encoding ribbon-helix-helix domain-containing protein: MDKAKEKMILISFHIPQPYLEALDELVKAGAYPSRSEAIRSALRELPARYKLDGV, from the coding sequence GTGGACAAGGCAAAGGAGAAAATGATCCTCATATCTTTTCACATACCCCAGCCGTATCTAGAGGCGCTGGACGAGCTTGTGAAAGCCGGGGCCTACCCCAGCCGTAGCGAGGCCATCAGGTCGGCGCTTAGAGAGCTACCGGCTAGGTATAAGCTAGACGGAGTCTAG
- a CDS encoding saccharopine dehydrogenase family protein, translating to MKVLLMGCGHIGRYIYEALSPRHEVVAVDKGGACPKALAQDALEVAVGGYDLVINALPGNVSYKASRRALEAGVDVVDVSFYAEDSFALDEVARRAGARYIPDAGVAPGLSNVLAGRIVADLGRVDELGIYVGGIPERPVGPLGYSITWSPTDLIEEYTRPARVKRGGQVAAVDPLSDVELVHSPLGLLEAFYTDGLRTLLKTLDVPNMYEKTLRWPGHLEKIKLLRDLGFMSEEGDPQPRLVTARLLARLKFDVRDVVYMRVVGAGGERKIQYEVLARPRGRWTAMQIATGSVAVGMIYVVKDLEPGVTPPEYIGMSNRLFPRLIATLKQQGVEIVQEVVERRAL from the coding sequence GTGAAAGTTCTGCTAATGGGCTGTGGACACATTGGGAGGTATATCTACGAGGCGCTCTCGCCTAGGCACGAGGTGGTGGCGGTGGACAAGGGCGGCGCGTGCCCCAAGGCGCTTGCCCAAGACGCCTTGGAGGTAGCGGTGGGGGGATATGACCTGGTTATCAACGCCTTGCCGGGCAACGTGTCTTACAAAGCGTCGAGGAGGGCGCTGGAGGCTGGGGTCGACGTGGTCGACGTCTCTTTCTACGCCGAGGACTCCTTCGCTCTGGACGAGGTTGCTAGGAGGGCGGGGGCTCGCTACATTCCAGACGCCGGCGTCGCCCCGGGGCTGAGCAACGTGTTGGCCGGGAGGATCGTGGCTGATCTGGGCCGCGTGGACGAGCTGGGGATATACGTGGGGGGGATTCCGGAGCGGCCCGTGGGGCCCCTTGGCTACTCAATCACGTGGAGCCCCACCGACCTCATCGAGGAGTACACAAGGCCGGCTAGGGTCAAGAGGGGGGGCCAGGTGGCGGCGGTTGACCCCCTGAGCGACGTTGAGTTGGTGCACTCGCCGCTGGGGTTGCTGGAGGCTTTCTACACAGACGGCCTCCGGACGCTCCTCAAGACGCTGGACGTGCCGAATATGTACGAAAAGACGCTGAGGTGGCCCGGCCACTTGGAGAAGATCAAGCTCCTCAGGGACCTGGGCTTTATGTCTGAGGAGGGGGACCCCCAGCCCCGCCTCGTGACGGCCAGGCTTCTCGCCAGGCTGAAGTTCGACGTGAGAGACGTGGTGTATATGAGAGTCGTGGGGGCTGGTGGTGAGAGGAAGATCCAGTACGAGGTGTTGGCGAGGCCGCGGGGGAGGTGGACGGCGATGCAGATCGCCACGGGTAGCGTCGCCGTTGGGATGATATACGTCGTGAAGGATCTCGAGCCCGGCGTCACGCCGCCTGAGTACATCGGGATGTCTAATAGGCTATTCCCGAGGCTCATCGCCACGCTGAAGCAACAGGGCGTGGAGATCGTCCAGGAGGTGGTGGAGAGGAGGGCGTTATGA
- a CDS encoding twin-arginine translocase subunit TatC produces MPLWEHLAELGQRLKRVIIVFVIVFFIMWMPAPDLSSGNLLSILTSFFVTGEYNPFAYWLFMQTLHPMLQDLNKTGRITIAIIPSDVFNPLAAVMYASLYLAFLVVFPYIVYEIWLYVRPALYPHEERAVKKYLWVALLLFYAGNLFGIYVIYPALFRFVVGLGNILRLQQIFNIASVVGTWISVAFWAGVVFQTPIVVAILSELCLLNPWSVASYRPLIYAVALILIAVVTPDVTLVSTFLTFIPFAVLFEVGLVWSRRIVRKCPDVKPPRG; encoded by the coding sequence ATGCCGCTGTGGGAGCATCTCGCCGAGCTTGGACAACGCCTCAAGCGGGTAATCATCGTCTTTGTCATCGTCTTCTTTATTATGTGGATGCCGGCGCCAGACCTCTCCAGCGGCAACCTATTGAGCATCTTAACCTCCTTTTTCGTCACGGGGGAGTACAACCCATTCGCCTACTGGCTGTTTATGCAGACGCTACACCCCATGCTACAAGATTTAAACAAGACGGGGAGGATAACCATCGCCATAATACCAAGCGACGTCTTCAACCCGCTGGCCGCCGTCATGTACGCCTCTCTCTACCTGGCGTTTCTAGTGGTATTCCCCTACATAGTGTATGAGATATGGCTCTACGTCCGGCCCGCGCTGTATCCACACGAGGAGAGAGCAGTCAAGAAGTACCTCTGGGTAGCCCTACTTCTATTCTACGCCGGCAACCTCTTCGGAATCTACGTCATCTACCCAGCGCTGTTTAGATTCGTCGTTGGTCTCGGCAACATTTTAAGACTACAGCAGATATTCAACATAGCCTCCGTAGTGGGCACCTGGATAAGCGTGGCTTTCTGGGCCGGCGTCGTGTTCCAAACACCCATCGTGGTGGCAATTCTGTCCGAGCTCTGCCTCCTCAACCCCTGGAGCGTAGCCAGCTACAGACCCCTCATCTACGCAGTGGCCCTCATCCTAATCGCCGTAGTGACGCCGGACGTGACGCTGGTGAGCACCTTCCTCACCTTTATACCATTCGCGGTGCTGTTCGAAGTAGGCCTAGTCTGGAGTAGACGCATAGTTAGAAAGTGCCCCGACGTCAAGCCCCCGCGGGGGTAG